The Enhydrobacter sp. sequence GAAGGAAGCCTACGAGATGGGCCTCGTGAACGCCGTTGCGCCCGACGCCGAGCTCGATGCCCTTGTCGCAAAAACGACCGATGCAATCGCCCAGAATGCGCCGCTCACCATCGCGCTCGCCAAGGCCGCCGCGCGCGAGATCGCCAAGCCCGAATCGCAGCAGGACCACAAGAAGCTCGAGGTCCTGGCCAAAGGCTGCTTCGACAGCGAGGACTACAAGGAAGGTCGGACCGCCTTCATGGAGAAACGCAAACCGGTCTTCAAAGGGCGTTGACGCTGCATAGCGAGTGTTCGTGAGAGCAACAGCACCCCGAGGAACACCATGACCGACCTTCCGCTTTCCGATCTGTTCGTGCTCGACCTCACCGCGCACCGTGCCGGACCGACGGCGGTGCGTCAGCTCGCCGACTGGGGCGCCAGGGTGATCAAGATCGAGCCGCCGCCCCCCGCTTCCGATGGCGGCAAGACCGACACGATGGGCGGCTCACGACACGGCTTCGACTTCCAGAACCTGCATCGCAACAAACGCTCGATCACGCTCAACCTCAAGAGCGCGGAAGGCCACGCGATCTTCATGCAGCTCGCGGCCAAGGCCGACGTCATCGTGGAGAACTACCGGTCGGACGTGAAATACCGGCTGAAGGTCGACTACGACACGGTGGCCAAGGTCAATCCCCGCATCGTCTACGGCTCGATCGCCGGCTTCGGCCAGAGCGGGCCGGACGCGGCCCGGCCGGGCGTCGACCAGATCGCGCAGGGCATGGGCGGCCTGATGTCCATCACCGGCGAGCCGGGCCGCGGCCCGATGCGCGTCGGCATCCCGATCGCCGATCTCACCTCCGGCCTGCTGCTCGCCCAGGCGATCATGCTGGCCCTCTACAATCGCGAGCGGACCGGCAAGGGCCAATGGGTCCATACCTCGCTGATCGAGGCGCAGATCTTCATGCTCGATTTCCAGGCCGCGCGCTGGCTCATGAAGGGAGAGGTCGCCAAGCAGGCCGGCAACGATCATCCGACCTCGATTCCCACCGGCGTGTTCCCGACGAGCGACGGCTACATCAATATCGCCGCAGGCGGCGACAGGTTGTGGAAGCGCTTCGCCCGGACGCTGGGCAATGCCGAGCTGATCGACCACCCCGAGCATGCGACGCCGGCATTGCGTTCGCAGCATCGCAAGGCGCTGAACGAGCGCATCCGCGCCGTTACGAAGACCAACACCTCCGCACACTGGATCGCGGCGCTCAACGAGGCGGGCGTGCCCTGCGGCCCGATCAACACGATCGACAAGACCTTCGCCGAGCCGCAGGTCGAGCATCTCGGCATCGCGCGGCCGGTGAAGCATCCGGAGCTGGGCGAGTTCAAGGTGGTGGGGCAGCCGATCAACCTGTCCGACTTCCCGCAGCCCAAGGAGCTGCGGCCGACGCCCGAGCTCGGCCAGCATACGAACGACGTGCTGGCCGACCTTGGCTACGACAAGAAGGCGATCGACGGCTTGCGCGCCGCCGGCGTCGTCTGAGGCCGGTCAGGCGGCCGGCAGCTCGATCGTCGTCGCCCGCTCGCCGCCGCTCA is a genomic window containing:
- a CDS encoding CoA transferase; this translates as MTDLPLSDLFVLDLTAHRAGPTAVRQLADWGARVIKIEPPPPASDGGKTDTMGGSRHGFDFQNLHRNKRSITLNLKSAEGHAIFMQLAAKADVIVENYRSDVKYRLKVDYDTVAKVNPRIVYGSIAGFGQSGPDAARPGVDQIAQGMGGLMSITGEPGRGPMRVGIPIADLTSGLLLAQAIMLALYNRERTGKGQWVHTSLIEAQIFMLDFQAARWLMKGEVAKQAGNDHPTSIPTGVFPTSDGYINIAAGGDRLWKRFARTLGNAELIDHPEHATPALRSQHRKALNERIRAVTKTNTSAHWIAALNEAGVPCGPINTIDKTFAEPQVEHLGIARPVKHPELGEFKVVGQPINLSDFPQPKELRPTPELGQHTNDVLADLGYDKKAIDGLRAAGVV